In Canis aureus isolate CA01 chromosome 6, VMU_Caureus_v.1.0, whole genome shotgun sequence, one genomic interval encodes:
- the ETV3 gene encoding ETS translocation variant 3 isoform X2, translated as MKAGCSIVEKPEGGGGYQFPDWAYKTESSPGSRQIQLWHFILELLQKEEFRHVIAWQQGEYGEFVIKDPDEVARLWGRRKCKPQMNYDKLSRALRYYYNKRILHKTKGKRFTYKFNFNKLVMPNYPFINIRSSARPQA; from the exons ATGAAAGCAGGCTGTAGCATCGTGGAAAAGCCAGAAGGAGGTGGAG GGTATCAATTTCCTGATTGGGCCTATAAAACAGAGTCATCCCCGGGCTCCCGGCAGATCCAGCTGTGGCACTTCATCCTGGAGCTGCTGCAGAAGGAGGAGTTCCGCCATGTCATCGCCTGGCAGCAGGGAGAGTACGGGGAGTTTGTCATCAAGGATCCAGATGAGGTGGCCCGCCTCTGGGGCCGCAGGAAGTGCAAACCCCAGATGAATTATGACAAGCTGAGCCGGGCCCTCAG ATACTATTACAACAAGAGGATCCTTcataaaacaaaagggaaaaggtTTACTTATAAATTTAACTTCAACAAGCTGGTGATGCCCAACTACCCATTCATCAACATTCGGTCAAGTG CCCGTCCCCAGGCCTGA
- the ETV3 gene encoding ETS translocation variant 3 isoform X1, translating into MKAGCSIVEKPEGGGGYQFPDWAYKTESSPGSRQIQLWHFILELLQKEEFRHVIAWQQGEYGEFVIKDPDEVARLWGRRKCKPQMNYDKLSRALRYYYNKRILHKTKGKRFTYKFNFNKLVMPNYPFINIRSSGVVPQSAPPVPTASSRFHFPPLDTHSPTSDVQPGRFSASSLTASGQESGNGTDRKAELPELEDGSTTDWRRGVDLLSSRSAVGGGIGHQKRKPDIMLPLFTRPGMYPDPHSPFAVSPLPGRGGVLNVPLSPALSLTPTIFSYSPSPGLSPFTSSSCFSFNPEEMKHYLHSQACSVFNYHLSPRTFPRYPGLMVPPLQCQMHPEESAQFSIKLQPPPAGRKNRERVESSEESAPVTAPTMAPVPPRIKVEPASDKDPESLRQLVREEERSHGEGAVPSRTIDEEKGTVFARPAAPVWPSLSMSTPSEEPLEVTEDSEDRPGREPSAPEKKEDALMPPKLRLKRRWNDDPEARELRNEPQRPSRGLGGGKPCCRLLGLSPPSPGKKP; encoded by the exons ATGAAAGCAGGCTGTAGCATCGTGGAAAAGCCAGAAGGAGGTGGAG GGTATCAATTTCCTGATTGGGCCTATAAAACAGAGTCATCCCCGGGCTCCCGGCAGATCCAGCTGTGGCACTTCATCCTGGAGCTGCTGCAGAAGGAGGAGTTCCGCCATGTCATCGCCTGGCAGCAGGGAGAGTACGGGGAGTTTGTCATCAAGGATCCAGATGAGGTGGCCCGCCTCTGGGGCCGCAGGAAGTGCAAACCCCAGATGAATTATGACAAGCTGAGCCGGGCCCTCAG ATACTATTACAACAAGAGGATCCTTcataaaacaaaagggaaaaggtTTACTTATAAATTTAACTTCAACAAGCTGGTGATGCCCAACTACCCATTCATCAACATTCGGTCAAGTG GTGTGGTTCCCCAGAGTGCGCCACCAGTGCCAACCGCCTCTTCCCGGTTCCATTTCCCACCTCTGGACACACATTCTCCAACTAGTGATGTGCAGCCGGGGCGGTTCTCTGCCAGCTCCCTAACTGCTTCTGGCCAGGAGTCGGGTAACGGCACTGATAGAAAGGCAGAGCTTCCGGAGTTGGAGGATGGCTCCACCACCGACTGGCGCCGGGGTGTGGATCTTCTGTCCTCCCGGAGTGCCGTTGGTGGAGGGATTGGCCATCAGAAACGCAAGCCCGACATAATGCTTCCTCTGTTCACCAGGCCAGGGATGTACCCTGACCCCCACAGTCCCTTTGCTGTCTCTCCGCTCCCCGGCCGTGGAGGTGTTCTGAACGTCCCCCTCTCACCGGCCCTGTCCCTGACCCCCACCATCTTCTCCTACAGCCCGTCCCCAGGCCTGAGCCCCTTCACCAGCAGCAGCTGCTTCTCCTTCAACCCTGAGGAAATGAAACACTACCTTCATTCTCAAGCCTGCTCCGTGTTCAACTACCATCTGAGTCCCCGGACATTTCCCCGTTACCCAGGACTCATGGTCCCGCCACTGCAGTGCCAAATGCACCCAGAGGAGTCGGCCCAGTTCTCTATCAAGCTGCAGCCGCCGCCAGCTGGGCGGAAGAACAGGGAGAGGGTAGAGAGCAGTGAGGAGTCAGCCCCCGTCACTGCTCCCACCATGGCTCCTGTCCCCCCAAGAATTAAGGTGGAGCCAGCCTCTGACAAGGATCCCGAGAGTCTCAGGCAGTTGGTGCGAGAGGAGGAGCGCTCCCATGGGGAGGGCGCTGTGCCAAGTAGGACCATAGATGAAGAGAAGGGCACTGTCTTTGCCCGCCCAGCTGCACCAGTCTGGCCCTCTCTCTCCATGAGCACCCCAAGTGAGGAACCCCTGGAGGTGACTGAAGACAGTGAGGACAGGCCCGGCAGAGAACCCAGCGCACCTGAGAAGAAAGAAGATGCCCTGATGCCCCCCAAGCTCCGGTTGAAGCGGCGCTGGAATGATGACCCTGAAGCTCGAGAGCTGA GAAACGAGCCACAGCGCCCATCCCGGGGGCTGGGAGGCGGGAAGCCCTGCTGCAGGCTCCTTGGACTTTCCCCTCCTTCACCTGGTAAGAAGCCATGA